The Helicobacter sp. MIT 05-5293 genome window below encodes:
- a CDS encoding tRNA (cytidine(34)-2'-O)-methyltransferase — protein sequence MSDKGVNPFHIVLVEPQIPQNTGNIGRLCVASGSVLHLIHPLGFSTSQKELKRAGLDYWQSLSVYEWQNLAAFWESHPFDAQQHFFFSTKAKRLYYDAPLAQAGYLYFGREDAGLNAEILKNFADNVYKMPMTPHTRSINLATCVGAVLYEGVRQSKLYENWDL from the coding sequence ATGTCAGATAAAGGTGTCAATCCGTTTCATATCGTGCTTGTAGAGCCGCAAATCCCACAAAATACTGGTAATATCGGGCGATTGTGTGTGGCAAGTGGAAGTGTTTTGCATCTCATACACCCACTAGGCTTTAGCACATCTCAAAAAGAGCTCAAAAGGGCAGGGTTGGATTATTGGCAGTCTTTAAGTGTGTATGAGTGGCAGAATCTAGCCGCATTTTGGGAATCTCACCCCTTTGATGCGCAGCAACATTTTTTCTTTAGCACGAAGGCAAAGAGACTTTATTATGATGCTCCTCTTGCTCAAGCGGGGTATTTGTATTTTGGAAGAGAAGATGCAGGGCTTAATGCGGAGATTCTGAAAAATTTTGCGGATAATGTTTATAAAATGCCAATGACACCTCATACTCGCAGTATCAACCTCGCGACTTGTGTCGGTGCAGTGCTGTATGAAGGGGTAAGACAATCAAAGCTTTATGAAAAT